The segment AACGTCTTCTTGATTTAAGAGAAAAAGAAATAAAAAGACAGAACCATCAGAGCTTTATTCATGATCTTTCGGCTATGCAAATCGAATATCAAACAATCACCAAAAATGCTAAAAACAACCATACTAAGAGTGCATATGCAACCCTTGATCAGTATATTGACGCTGTAAAGGACACTCTTGCAAAACACCGCTTCGCTTTGTTTTCTCATATTAAAAATCAAACAGAAAAAAACATTACCATAGAAATAACTCTGTCTCATCCTTCAGGAAATCAAATCTCAACAGAAGGAACATTTCCAATTGATGGACAAGGAAGCAAAAATAATATTCAATCTCTTGGTTCTACGATTACCTATGCACGCAGATATCTGTTAGGCATGCTTCTTAATGTCGCAAGCAAAGAAGACGATAAAGATGGGAATATGCCTGAAAAACCGGCTTTTCCGGAGCAGATCAATGAAATCAGAAGACTGATGATACAAACAAAAGCAGAAGAAAAAAAGATACTTTCTTATGCAAATGTCGAAAAGCTTGACGATATCTCTGATCAGAGCGCGCAAACCATTTTGCACCTTTTAAAAGATAAACAAAATAAGCAAATGGCATCAA is part of the Bartonella machadoae genome and harbors:
- a CDS encoding ERF family protein yields the protein MNEQNTSLTEVEKTQHLDVEQTAMERILNKALESDVDMDRLERLLDLREKEIKRQNHQSFIHDLSAMQIEYQTITKNAKNNHTKSAYATLDQYIDAVKDTLAKHRFALFSHIKNQTEKNITIEITLSHPSGNQISTEGTFPIDGQGSKNNIQSLGSTITYARRYLLGMLLNVASKEDDKDGNMPEKPAFPEQINEIRRLMIQTKAEEKKILSYANVEKLDDISDQSAQTILHLLKDKQNKQMASTQQQTAV